One part of the Mariniflexile litorale genome encodes these proteins:
- a CDS encoding RagB/SusD family nutrient uptake outer membrane protein, giving the protein MKIRSIKNSIALFMVLLGTSCSEYLDVVPENVAVIEDAFETRDGAERFLATLYNALPNFSDASTGNPALIASDEIFLQANAMGTSNWHSHRISIGGQNTNNPLIGYWGNANSSGKNLFIALRNCNIFLENLDEPFDLKLDEKVRWEAEAKFLKAYYHFYLMRMYGPIPIIDENIEVGAGLDVVRVTRKPIDEVVTYIVQLLDEAIPNLPNTIIDITEYGRISAPIASAIKARVMVTAASPFFNGNTDYSTFKDKDGNNLFNQTYSEEKWELAATACKEAIDIAEEAGLELYNYVDGISGLSDRTKRKLSIRNSLAMPWNGEVIWGATGSLTDNLQEKAQGIIDPNVTSDSREELGNSYSPTLAIAEMFYTENGVPIDEDVNFDYANRYDVVTADASEENYIELGFQTAKLHMNREPRFHASLAFDGGVWFGQGRTSESNPFIYRGKKGELSGNIDNKLFSISGYLAKKLVNYENVLNNGNSIYSIKQYPFPVIRLADIYLLYAEALNESGNTPEAQIWIDKVRERAGLDGVVASWASASNNPTKPTTKDGFREIVQQERMIELVFEGQRYWDIKRWKRATDFFNRDVKGWNVQGISTTDYYNIIPTGTLQFSSRDYLWPISETDIINNNKLIQNPGW; this is encoded by the coding sequence ATGAAAATAAGATCCATAAAAAATAGTATTGCATTATTCATGGTACTGCTTGGAACTTCTTGTTCAGAATATCTAGATGTAGTTCCAGAAAATGTCGCCGTTATTGAGGATGCTTTTGAGACTAGAGATGGTGCTGAACGTTTTTTAGCAACACTATATAACGCTTTACCAAACTTTTCAGATGCTTCAACAGGTAATCCTGCTTTGATTGCTAGTGATGAAATATTTTTACAAGCTAATGCAATGGGAACTTCAAACTGGCATTCTCATAGAATATCTATTGGAGGACAAAATACCAATAATCCTTTAATTGGATATTGGGGTAATGCTAATTCAAGTGGAAAAAACTTATTTATAGCATTACGTAATTGTAATATATTTTTGGAGAATTTAGACGAACCTTTTGATCTTAAATTGGATGAAAAAGTACGTTGGGAAGCAGAAGCTAAATTTCTTAAAGCGTATTACCATTTTTATTTAATGAGAATGTATGGACCTATTCCAATTATAGATGAGAATATTGAAGTTGGTGCTGGTCTTGATGTTGTTAGAGTAACTCGTAAACCCATTGATGAAGTTGTTACATATATCGTGCAACTTTTAGATGAAGCCATTCCTAATTTACCAAATACAATAATTGATATTACAGAGTATGGTAGAATTTCAGCCCCAATAGCATCTGCTATTAAAGCTAGAGTTATGGTTACTGCTGCAAGTCCTTTTTTTAATGGTAATACCGATTATTCTACTTTTAAAGATAAGGATGGGAATAACTTATTTAATCAAACCTATAGTGAAGAAAAATGGGAGCTTGCAGCTACAGCATGTAAAGAAGCTATAGATATTGCTGAAGAAGCTGGTTTAGAACTTTATAATTATGTGGATGGAATTTCAGGACTTTCAGATAGAACCAAACGAAAATTATCAATAAGAAATAGTTTGGCTATGCCATGGAATGGCGAGGTTATTTGGGGAGCTACAGGAAGTTTAACCGACAACCTACAAGAAAAAGCACAAGGTATTATAGATCCGAATGTAACATCAGATTCAAGAGAAGAATTAGGGAACAGCTATTCTCCTACACTTGCTATCGCAGAAATGTTCTATACAGAAAATGGGGTTCCAATAGATGAAGATGTGAATTTTGATTATGCAAATCGATATGATGTGGTAACTGCTGATGCTTCAGAAGAAAATTATATTGAGTTAGGTTTTCAAACGGCAAAATTGCATATGAATAGAGAGCCGCGTTTTCATGCCTCTCTAGCTTTTGATGGCGGTGTTTGGTTTGGACAAGGAAGAACAAGCGAATCGAATCCTTTTATTTATAGAGGCAAAAAAGGGGAGTTATCTGGAAATATCGATAATAAGTTATTTTCTATATCAGGTTATTTAGCAAAAAAACTAGTAAACTATGAAAATGTATTGAATAATGGTAATAGTATATATTCTATCAAACAGTATCCTTTTCCTGTAATAAGATTAGCAGATATATATTTATTATATGCTGAAGCCTTAAATGAATCAGGAAATACTCCTGAAGCTCAAATATGGATTGATAAAGTGCGTGAGCGTGCAGGTCTCGACGGCGTAGTTGCATCTTGGGCTAGTGCTTCAAACAACCCAACTAAGCCTACAACAAAAGACGGTTTTAGAGAAATCGTGCAACAAGAACGTATGATAGAACTTGTTTTTGAAGGGCAACGTTATTGGGATATCAAGCGCTGGAAAAGAGCTACCGATTTTTTCAATAGAGATGTAAAAGGTTGGAATGTACAAGGGATAAGCACAACAGATTATTATAACATTATTCCAACAGGTACTTTACAATTTTCGTCAAGAGATTATTTGTGGCCAATCTCTGAAACAGATATTATTAACAATAATAAACTGATACAAAATCCAGGTTGGTAA
- a CDS encoding toxin-antitoxin system YwqK family antitoxin — protein MKRAFTILFLFVSTLVLAQEINQLDTNGKYHGIWKKNFDGTSILRYEGAFSHGKEIGVFKFYKNIKKKAVLTATKEFNETDNKAYVKFFASTGKVISEGQMDGKKYIGEWKYYQKTNNKLLTLEHYNDSGSLNGERTVYYPSGQLAEKQIYKNGKLDGVSVMYSNKNVLLSELIYVNGELHGYSKYYSPKAELVAEGLYKNDKKDGIWKYYKDGKLTEEKNFSYIPKYIKKTP, from the coding sequence ATGAAAAGAGCTTTTACAATCCTTTTTTTATTTGTTAGTACACTAGTTTTAGCACAGGAAATTAATCAATTGGATACCAATGGAAAGTATCATGGTATTTGGAAAAAGAACTTTGATGGCACTTCTATTTTAAGATATGAAGGAGCCTTTTCTCATGGTAAAGAAATAGGCGTATTTAAGTTTTATAAAAACATTAAGAAAAAGGCAGTTTTAACAGCTACCAAGGAATTTAATGAAACGGATAATAAAGCTTATGTGAAATTTTTTGCTTCAACTGGAAAAGTTATTAGTGAAGGGCAAATGGATGGCAAAAAATATATTGGTGAATGGAAATATTATCAAAAAACCAATAATAAACTTTTAACATTAGAACATTATAACGATTCAGGTAGTTTAAATGGAGAGCGTACCGTGTATTATCCTAGCGGACAACTAGCAGAAAAACAAATTTATAAAAATGGGAAACTTGATGGTGTTTCTGTGATGTATTCAAATAAAAATGTGTTGTTAAGTGAATTAATTTATGTTAATGGTGAACTACATGGTTATTCAAAATATTATTCTCCTAAAGCCGAATTAGTGGCTGAAGGGTTGTATAAAAATGATAAAAAAGATGGTATTTGGAAATATTATAAAGATGGAAAACTTACCGAAGAAAAAAATTTTAGTTACATACCCAAGTATATAAAAAAAACGCCTTAA
- a CDS encoding TonB-dependent receptor, with protein sequence MKYLIIFLFIFSFYSFTDNSYSQNVNLKIDLEQASLSDVFKNIENQSEFVFLFNDDVLPELNKVIGKIKFNKEPISKVLNKVLKGSNLGYVVDERQIIIKKNEIVILPDKINLKEEPQQQVTGIVKDALGIPLPGVNISVIGTKKGTQTDFDGNFQITANKGDVLHFSYIGMKTLDVTVGDSPSISVTLQDDLAALGEVVIVGYGSQKKESVVGAISTINPSELKIPSSNLTTALAGRLSGVIAFQNSGEPGADNAQFFVRGVASFNGQNGPLILIDGVELTVDDLARLQPDDIASFSVLKDPTTTAIYGARGANGIILVTTKTGIKGKPVLNVRYESSFSQPVSLIKLADPLTHMRMQNEAGRTRGDFATFTERQIDGVERGLDPNVFPQVDWYDKLFNDYALSTRFNLNVRGGGDKVRYYVAGSYSSDSGLLKNDNANGFNNNIKFNQYLLRSNINMDLHQNTEMIVRLHATIDDLRGPLQGGNAIYNAAVRTSPVRFPAVFDPTEALEGIPHIPFGNDQGPRLGSGTQTGPTWYNPYAELQRGYKDYRRQLSLVQLELKQDLSSITPGLRGRFLGNINTTSAFENRRSYIPYFYRVTEYNPVSGDYVLSPVSDGNEALQLEPGSRTNNSVFYTETALDYARTFNEKHSVTGLAVMTARDLLDGNASTVELSLPSRNLTFAGRFSYGYDDRYFVEFNFGYNGSERFAKKNRFGFFPSAGAGWVVSNEKFFKSNVISKLKFRASYGIVGNDQIGNSRQDRFFYLSNVDINNPGTGYTFGETFNTSINGVSIARYANPLVTWETSEKVNIGLDLNLFDDDIQFRADIFQDNRSSILQVRQDIPSTLGLQALLQTNIGEVRAFGVDASLDINHTFNKDFWIQGRATFVYADNEFKVFEEPDYSAIGAPWRSNIGNNTGVAQGFIAERLFVDDYEAKNSPTQFGTPGVDYGGGDIKYKDLNNDGKISDLDKAPIGKPQVPKITYGFGFSMGYKKWDFNAFFQGIGERSFFIDPISTGPFLNSTTGSTFGGNGTLGENGLLQVYADDHWSEENRDVYALYPRLSTRVVDNNVKTSTWWLRDGTFLRLKQLEVGFNLLDENSKLGLQRLRLYANGSNLAVWSKFKLWDPELGGNGLNYPLQRVINVGLQIGF encoded by the coding sequence ATGAAATACCTCATAATTTTTTTATTTATTTTCTCATTTTATTCTTTTACAGACAATTCGTATTCTCAAAACGTTAATTTGAAGATAGACTTAGAACAAGCCTCTTTAAGTGATGTATTTAAGAATATTGAGAACCAAAGTGAATTTGTTTTTCTTTTTAATGATGATGTGTTGCCCGAACTTAATAAAGTTATTGGTAAAATTAAATTTAACAAAGAACCCATCAGTAAAGTCTTAAATAAAGTGTTGAAAGGCTCTAATTTGGGGTATGTTGTTGATGAAAGACAAATCATTATCAAAAAAAATGAAATAGTAATACTTCCTGATAAAATTAATTTAAAAGAAGAACCTCAACAACAAGTGACAGGTATCGTTAAAGATGCTTTAGGTATTCCTTTACCTGGTGTTAATATATCTGTAATTGGAACAAAAAAAGGGACGCAAACAGATTTTGACGGAAATTTCCAAATTACAGCCAATAAAGGAGACGTATTACACTTCTCTTATATTGGAATGAAAACATTAGATGTAACGGTAGGAGACTCACCCTCAATTAGTGTAACATTACAAGACGATTTAGCAGCTCTTGGAGAGGTGGTAATTGTAGGTTATGGATCCCAGAAAAAGGAATCGGTAGTTGGAGCCATAAGTACCATAAATCCTAGCGAGCTAAAAATACCATCTAGTAACCTTACAACTGCTTTAGCTGGTAGGCTTTCAGGTGTAATAGCTTTCCAAAATAGTGGAGAGCCAGGTGCAGATAATGCACAATTTTTTGTAAGAGGTGTAGCTTCCTTTAATGGACAAAATGGACCATTAATTTTAATTGATGGTGTTGAGTTAACTGTAGATGATTTGGCTAGATTACAACCAGATGATATTGCAAGTTTTTCAGTTCTTAAAGATCCAACAACAACAGCTATATATGGAGCACGTGGTGCTAACGGTATCATATTGGTAACAACTAAAACAGGTATCAAAGGAAAGCCTGTTTTGAATGTGAGGTACGAATCTTCATTTAGTCAACCTGTGTCATTAATAAAATTAGCAGATCCGTTAACGCATATGAGAATGCAAAATGAAGCAGGTAGAACAAGAGGTGATTTTGCAACATTTACTGAAAGACAAATAGATGGTGTGGAACGTGGTTTAGATCCTAATGTTTTTCCACAAGTAGATTGGTATGATAAATTATTTAACGACTATGCTTTATCTACAAGGTTTAACCTAAACGTTAGAGGTGGTGGTGATAAAGTACGTTATTATGTGGCAGGATCTTACTCATCAGATAGTGGACTTTTAAAGAATGATAACGCTAATGGCTTCAATAATAATATTAAGTTCAATCAATATTTATTGAGATCTAATATTAATATGGATTTGCATCAAAATACCGAAATGATTGTGCGATTACATGCCACCATCGACGATCTTAGAGGGCCTCTTCAAGGAGGAAATGCCATTTATAATGCAGCTGTACGTACAAGTCCAGTACGTTTTCCTGCTGTTTTTGATCCCACTGAAGCCTTAGAAGGGATCCCACATATTCCATTTGGTAATGATCAAGGACCAAGATTGGGAAGCGGTACTCAAACAGGTCCAACATGGTATAATCCTTATGCTGAATTACAAAGAGGCTATAAAGACTATAGAAGACAATTATCTTTGGTTCAGTTAGAATTAAAACAAGATTTAAGTTCAATAACGCCTGGCTTACGTGGTCGTTTTTTAGGAAATATTAATACAACATCTGCTTTCGAAAATCGTAGATCGTATATACCCTATTTCTATAGAGTTACTGAGTATAACCCTGTGTCAGGAGACTATGTGTTATCACCAGTTTCGGATGGTAATGAAGCTTTACAGTTAGAACCGGGGTCTAGAACCAACAACTCTGTTTTTTATACGGAAACAGCATTGGATTACGCAAGAACATTTAATGAAAAGCATAGTGTTACAGGTTTAGCGGTTATGACGGCTAGAGACCTTTTAGATGGGAACGCAAGTACTGTAGAACTATCTTTGCCTAGTAGAAATCTTACATTTGCAGGAAGGTTTAGTTACGGTTATGATGATCGTTATTTTGTCGAGTTCAACTTTGGGTATAATGGTTCAGAGCGATTTGCTAAAAAAAATCGTTTTGGTTTCTTTCCTTCCGCCGGTGCAGGTTGGGTGGTGTCTAACGAAAAGTTTTTCAAATCTAATGTTATAAGTAAACTTAAATTTAGAGCATCTTATGGTATAGTAGGTAATGATCAAATTGGTAATAGTAGACAAGACAGGTTTTTCTATTTATCTAATGTTGATATTAATAATCCTGGTACAGGATATACATTTGGAGAAACATTCAACACTTCTATAAATGGGGTGTCTATTGCTCGTTATGCAAACCCATTAGTAACTTGGGAAACTTCTGAAAAAGTTAATATTGGTTTAGATTTAAATCTATTTGATGATGATATACAGTTTAGAGCCGATATCTTTCAAGATAACAGAAGCAGTATTCTTCAAGTACGACAAGACATTCCTTCTACCTTAGGTTTACAAGCTTTATTACAAACCAATATTGGAGAAGTAAGAGCTTTTGGTGTTGATGCCTCATTAGATATAAACCACACTTTTAATAAAGACTTCTGGATACAAGGTAGAGCTACTTTTGTGTATGCTGATAATGAATTCAAAGTTTTTGAAGAGCCAGACTATTCAGCAATTGGAGCACCTTGGCGTTCAAACATTGGTAATAATACCGGTGTAGCTCAAGGTTTTATTGCAGAGCGATTGTTTGTTGACGATTACGAAGCAAAAAATTCACCTACTCAATTCGGTACACCTGGTGTCGATTATGGAGGTGGTGATATTAAATATAAAGATCTTAATAACGATGGTAAAATTAGTGATTTAGATAAAGCACCAATTGGAAAGCCTCAAGTACCAAAAATAACCTATGGCTTTGGGTTTTCTATGGGATATAAAAAATGGGATTTTAATGCATTTTTTCAAGGTATAGGAGAGCGTTCGTTTTTTATAGATCCAATAAGCACAGGTCCGTTTTTAAACAGTACTACAGGATCTACTTTTGGAGGAAATGGAACATTAGGAGAGAATGGTTTATTACAAGTTTATGCAGATGATCATTGGTCTGAAGAAAATAGAGATGTATATGCGTTATATCCAAGACTATCTACACGTGTAGTTGATAATAATGTTAAAACTAGTACATGGTGGTTGAGAGACGGAACATTTTTGAGATTAAAACAGCTAGAAGTTGGGTTTAACCTTTTGGATGAGAACAGCAAATTAGGGTTACAACGATTAAGACTTTATGCTAATGGTAGCAATTTAGCTGTTTGGAGTAAGTTTAAATTATGGGATCCAGAGTTAGGAGGAAACGGGCTTAATTATCCGCTTCAACGTGTAATAAACGTAGGACTTCAGATAGGCTTTTAA
- a CDS encoding DUF5000 domain-containing lipoprotein, with protein sequence MKKLRIIFLKILTITVACMALNSCEEEARGPLYTDSTIPEPITEAVVTNLPGGAKIEYKLPTTENALFVKATYKRNGKAVSTSSSVYNNSVILEGLRDTSTQEVKLEVVDKSNNVSSSVSVTVNPLAAPVDILFNTVDLVAGFGGVGILYDNVDNIDAEILLYVKDPGTGTYVYNQSLFLSGATTGTYTFRSFPPEARAFAIEIVDRWDNITERYEEVITPIAEVEYDRRNFKEAKLAGDITTGAFGWKFSNLFNFSTVDAGMHTDQIDPGHLVPPYNDKYHIFTIDLGASHKLSRMKWWQRHERGYGYAHGNPKIYDIWGIDERPSDNGASLENGWTLLYEGETIKPSGTPAGIGKNTTADNERASQGEEVEFSIQAPRIRYIRFVTKLNWSSSKFIHLMEVEVYGSPD encoded by the coding sequence ATGAAAAAACTTAGAATTATTTTTTTGAAAATTCTTACTATTACTGTAGCATGTATGGCACTTAATTCTTGTGAAGAAGAAGCGAGAGGGCCTTTGTATACTGATAGTACAATACCAGAACCTATAACAGAAGCTGTTGTTACTAACTTACCAGGGGGTGCTAAAATTGAATATAAGTTGCCCACTACTGAAAATGCTTTGTTTGTAAAAGCTACTTATAAAAGAAACGGAAAAGCAGTTTCTACAAGTTCATCTGTGTATAACAACTCGGTAATTTTGGAAGGTTTAAGAGATACGAGTACCCAAGAGGTTAAACTTGAGGTAGTAGATAAAAGTAATAACGTGTCTTCAAGTGTTTCTGTAACAGTCAACCCTTTAGCAGCACCAGTTGATATACTATTTAATACAGTAGACTTAGTAGCTGGATTTGGAGGTGTAGGAATTCTTTATGATAACGTAGACAATATAGATGCTGAAATTTTGCTTTATGTAAAAGATCCAGGTACTGGAACCTACGTATACAATCAATCTTTATTTTTATCAGGAGCAACTACAGGAACTTATACATTTAGATCTTTCCCACCGGAAGCAAGAGCTTTTGCAATAGAGATAGTAGACCGTTGGGACAATATTACGGAGCGCTATGAGGAGGTAATCACACCAATTGCAGAAGTAGAGTATGATAGAAGAAACTTTAAAGAAGCAAAATTAGCGGGAGACATTACAACAGGGGCTTTTGGTTGGAAGTTTTCTAATTTATTTAATTTTAGTACAGTAGATGCTGGCATGCATACCGATCAAATAGACCCTGGTCATTTAGTGCCTCCATACAATGATAAGTATCATATATTTACCATCGATTTAGGTGCAAGCCACAAACTAAGTAGAATGAAATGGTGGCAAAGACATGAACGTGGATATGGATATGCCCATGGAAATCCTAAAATATATGACATTTGGGGCATCGATGAACGGCCTTCAGATAATGGTGCATCATTAGAGAATGGCTGGACGTTACTTTATGAAGGTGAAACAATAAAACCATCAGGCACCCCTGCAGGTATCGGTAAAAATACAACAGCAGATAATGAAAGAGCATCACAAGGCGAAGAAGTAGAATTTTCAATACAAGCTCCCAGAATAAGATACATTCGTTTCGTAACTAAACTTAATTGGTCAAGCTCTAAGTTTATACATTTAATGGAAGTTGAAGTTTATGGAAGTCCTGATTAA
- a CDS encoding DUF4998 domain-containing protein, with product MKLYKIKNWLYLLIIPFLAIAACETTQETYQEFIKDGETLYIGAADTLIVKHGYNKLRLIVGLNSDPKINKGIITSLDGSVNKEFDIQRRGSGYEEVSVDLELEEKNYTFKIILTDNSGNTSIPREITTKVYGNKYESTLLTRSVSSVVVYKNRTKFTWGGAAQGTIETMLTYVDASGETQTVIVANNETETILPAIQLGSEYKVESTFYPEQGAFETFKAMSEFNFPSKFIIESSTIIPLILPGDATTCSSRGSYSELFNGITTDTGDYWHSCDIKSDLYPFVMSFDMGFEFNLTEFKLYERYGCCGERSPKIMQFWGTNDIVLGETTVDVNDVPLAVWEADATAKGWVKLGGFETNEASTFTTVFQPTAEKYRYIRLVFVESIEGQVSTPRGNFAEFKFWGL from the coding sequence ATGAAATTATATAAAATAAAAAATTGGTTATATTTATTAATTATACCCTTTTTAGCTATAGCCGCTTGCGAAACAACTCAAGAAACTTATCAAGAATTTATTAAAGATGGAGAAACCTTATACATAGGTGCAGCAGATACTTTAATTGTTAAACATGGTTATAATAAACTACGATTGATTGTAGGACTTAACAGTGATCCTAAAATAAATAAAGGTATCATTACTTCATTAGATGGAAGTGTTAACAAAGAGTTTGATATACAACGAAGAGGTAGTGGTTATGAAGAAGTTTCAGTAGATTTAGAATTAGAAGAAAAGAATTATACTTTTAAAATAATTCTTACTGATAATTCAGGAAATACATCTATACCAAGAGAAATTACTACAAAAGTATATGGCAATAAGTATGAAAGCACCTTGCTTACTAGAAGTGTTAGTTCTGTAGTTGTTTATAAAAATAGAACTAAGTTTACTTGGGGAGGTGCAGCCCAAGGTACTATAGAAACAATGCTTACTTACGTAGATGCTTCAGGTGAAACACAAACGGTTATAGTTGCAAACAATGAAACGGAAACTATTTTGCCTGCTATTCAATTAGGATCAGAGTATAAAGTAGAAAGCACTTTTTATCCAGAGCAAGGAGCGTTTGAAACCTTCAAAGCGATGTCAGAGTTTAATTTTCCATCAAAATTTATTATAGAAAGTTCTACAATCATACCTTTAATATTACCGGGCGATGCTACAACTTGTAGTAGCAGAGGCTCTTATAGCGAGCTTTTTAATGGTATAACTACAGATACCGGTGATTACTGGCATAGTTGTGATATTAAAAGTGATTTATATCCCTTTGTAATGAGTTTTGATATGGGGTTTGAATTTAATTTAACAGAATTTAAACTTTATGAAAGGTATGGCTGTTGTGGAGAAAGAAGTCCAAAAATCATGCAGTTTTGGGGTACTAATGATATTGTATTAGGAGAAACGACTGTTGATGTTAATGATGTTCCTTTAGCAGTATGGGAAGCAGATGCTACAGCAAAAGGTTGGGTAAAACTGGGTGGATTTGAGACTAATGAAGCTTCTACATTTACTACAGTTTTTCAACCTACAGCAGAAAAATATAGATATATAAGACTCGTTTTTGTTGAATCTATAGAAGGTCAAGTAAGTACACCAAGAGGAAACTTTGCGGAATTTAAATTTTGGGGTCTATAA
- a CDS encoding sigma-70 family RNA polymerase sigma factor: MIKDTSVIKKEEYSWSKFVEGDKESFESIYNLNVDDLFSYGMKLYPDRDYIKDTIQDVFLDIYEHRKNLSTPKDIKFYLFTVLKHTLFRKLKAERKSRNIENINEFSLLSESSIEQITITDEREQHKRKIISKLIAELTPKQQEILYLRFNKGFSYMEISDITKINHNSVRKQVYRAIKKLRKSDIYKKNKNIITHFLFFYIKD, encoded by the coding sequence ATGATAAAAGATACGAGTGTCATAAAAAAAGAAGAATATTCTTGGTCTAAATTTGTGGAAGGTGATAAAGAATCTTTTGAATCAATTTATAATCTCAATGTCGATGATTTATTTTCTTATGGAATGAAATTATATCCAGATAGAGATTATATAAAAGATACTATTCAAGATGTTTTCTTAGATATTTATGAGCATAGAAAAAATCTTTCTACTCCAAAAGATATAAAATTCTATTTATTTACTGTTTTGAAACATACTCTTTTTAGAAAGTTAAAAGCAGAAAGAAAAAGCAGAAACATAGAAAATATAAATGAATTCTCTTTATTATCAGAATCGAGTATAGAACAAATAACCATTACCGATGAAAGAGAACAACATAAAAGAAAGATCATTTCTAAGCTCATTGCAGAGTTAACACCTAAACAGCAAGAAATACTGTACCTAAGGTTCAATAAAGGTTTTAGTTATATGGAAATCTCCGATATAACTAAAATAAATCATAATTCAGTACGTAAACAAGTGTATAGAGCTATAAAAAAGCTACGTAAAAGCGACATTTACAAAAAAAATAAAAATATTATTACACACTTTTTGTTTTTTTACATAAAAGACTAA
- a CDS encoding FecR family protein, whose translation MKKNLEYLEDKTFLDWIYETNPDSIVFWENYIKSNSKEKNSIMQLKAILKVVKSEESKLTRDEKQKIIEQVNFRIHNLKKPKSKYRILRSGLKYAALIVILLSTTLFYYFYNSTNNIKPFSNINSYALDSIAETKLIVAKGEEYLISEKESLIEYDEAGEVILNKKDTLNNTLASNNKIEKEVLNTLVVPYGKRSIVKLSDGSIVHLNAGTQFIFPEKFIGNKRVVYLLGEAFFEVEKNKDKPFIVKTVEDEFSIEVLGTKFNVSAYDTDASILTVLAEGSVNIVKDKLFGSEKIRMVPGELAAWNNKSKDVLLKKVNTHDYILWTKGVIQFESQSLIDVVKKVERFYNIKIEFDKTLNSNINITGKLFLTDSIHKTLKNIVTAASCKYEKKNSNTYKILQDI comes from the coding sequence ATGAAAAAAAATTTAGAATATTTAGAAGATAAAACATTTTTAGATTGGATATATGAAACCAATCCAGATAGTATTGTTTTTTGGGAAAACTATATAAAAAGTAATTCCAAGGAGAAGAATAGTATAATGCAATTAAAAGCTATTTTAAAAGTAGTTAAATCTGAAGAAAGTAAGTTGACTCGTGATGAAAAACAAAAAATTATTGAACAGGTTAATTTTAGAATACATAATCTTAAAAAACCTAAAAGTAAATACAGGATTTTAAGATCAGGGCTCAAATATGCAGCATTAATAGTAATTCTTTTAAGTACAACCTTATTTTATTACTTCTATAATTCCACAAATAATATAAAACCTTTTTCAAACATAAATTCTTACGCATTAGATTCCATTGCCGAAACTAAATTAATCGTAGCAAAAGGAGAAGAGTATTTAATAAGTGAAAAGGAGTCTTTGATTGAATATGATGAAGCGGGGGAAGTTATTTTAAATAAAAAAGATACGCTAAATAATACATTAGCTTCAAATAATAAAATAGAAAAAGAAGTTTTAAATACGCTTGTAGTTCCTTATGGAAAAAGAAGTATAGTAAAACTATCAGATGGTTCAATTGTACATTTAAATGCTGGAACACAATTTATTTTTCCTGAAAAGTTTATAGGAAATAAACGCGTAGTTTATTTATTAGGAGAAGCATTTTTTGAAGTTGAAAAAAATAAAGATAAACCATTTATAGTTAAAACTGTTGAAGATGAATTTTCTATAGAAGTTTTAGGAACTAAGTTTAATGTATCAGCATATGATACAGATGCATCTATTTTAACTGTTCTTGCAGAAGGATCGGTTAATATTGTTAAAGATAAATTATTTGGTTCTGAAAAAATAAGAATGGTGCCAGGAGAATTGGCGGCTTGGAATAATAAAAGTAAAGATGTTTTACTTAAAAAAGTGAATACTCATGATTATATATTATGGACCAAAGGAGTTATACAATTTGAAAGCCAATCTTTAATTGACGTCGTGAAAAAAGTGGAGCGATTCTATAATATTAAAATTGAATTTGATAAGACATTAAATTCAAATATAAACATTACAGGAAAGCTTTTTCTAACAGATAGCATTCATAAAACTTTAAAAAATATTGTAACAGCTGCTTCTTGTAAATACGAAAAAAAGAATAGCAATACATACAAAATACTACAAGATATATGA